The stretch of DNA TAAAATAGTATCACAAGAAGCAATAATGACAATGAGGGAAAACTAATAACTGCAGATAAATCTTCAACTTAAAATTTATGAATAAATGTACCTCTTTGATTGCGTATATAGTGAAGCTATCCATGTAACTGAACAATTATTCAAAGCTCAATAGCTCTAGAACATGAGCGATGTTTGACCATTAAACAATTACGATGACTGTGCGTTCAGTGCTACGCAAAGACTTGCTTTGAGACTTTTATAGATAAGTTCTCACTGTTTGTTGTTGCTATTGCTTGTTAACTGATCAGGcaatacttaaaggttgaattgcaacaaaattcacattacagttatttggtatcaaaagattcaccatgtcttactctgttgtgttgtaaggtgccaaatatgtggaaatgtgattacaagctcttaaaagctcaaaaacgaaaagccgctgtagattggaatctttctATTTctttgacgtattcattacagttcggttatcgtcttgtcacatcatgttctcacgtgaattgagaggccaataaaaagctcaatataaaacttatcgtagcacaagtttattacaaacacttcgggttttaccgaagacccagtatcaaatatagatggtcgctactttacagttttgtttcggcattatcgAATCGCCCAatcgtaatctaatcatgtgacccaatacttcgcaaataatttttgcagcacttttcaattattacaggtgaccaacaggctcgtcatgattatcagacaatgatatgtcctccttcgaactaaggttaaaaattttaacgaatttttacggtaagttataagatatcagtgctaaaagtgacagcattacaatgacgataaaacagacacgtgagaacaataaacatagttttattgaatgtgtgaagtatatttgtgaaaatatttcgacgaatgaggttgcatgaaagtgtaaacagaaaccatcctgtaacaactacgtcccatttgagccgttttaaaaagcgaatccaaactaccgcggtctcatgtggctgcgattaactgttcgcatttgttgcttttaagagcttgtaatctcattccaatatattttgcatctacaacacaacagattaagaaatggtgaatcttatgataataaatagctgtaatgtgaattttgttgcaagtcaacctttagaagatttttataaaatagttaAGATAGTGGCACAGTTCCTTATAAAAAGAAACTTGAGACAAACATGGCAAATTGCGCATGGTCAGCGTATAGCGTGTCACAaaactatacatacatgtatgttaaacatGGAATAATAGTTCATTTTGTTGGTATAAATGGTTAGCttgcatatatttatttaatgtatatatttgcGTGCAACTTACTTTTTGCTTGCCTTTCTAATTGTTTGCCCTTCCTATTTGTTTGTCCCTTCCAATTGTTTTGCCCCTTCCAATTTGTTTGCCCCTTCCTATTTGTTTGCCCCTTcctatttgtttgtttgtttctatTTGTTTGTTCCTTCCTAATGGTTTGTCCCTTCCTAGTTGATTGCCACTACTTATTTGGTTGCCCCTTCCTATTTGTTTGCGCCTTCCCATTTGTTGGCCCCTTCCTATTTGTTTGTCCCTACCTATTTGCTTGGTCCTTCTTATTTGCTTGTCCCTTCCTAATTGTTTGTCCCTTCCTATTTGCTTGCTCCTTCCTATTTGCTCGTCCCTTCCTATTTGCTCGTCCCTTCTTATCTGTTTGTTCCTTCCTAGTTGTTTGTCCCTCCctatttgattgccactttcTATTTGCTTATCCCTTCCTATTTGCTTGTCCCTTCCTATTTGTTTGCCCTCTCCTATTTGCTTGTCCCTTCCTGTCTGTTTGTCTCTTCCTATTTGTTTGTCCCTTCTTATTTGCTTACTCCTTCCTATTTGCTTGTCCCTTCCTATTTGCTTGTCCCTTCCTATTTGCTTGCTCTTTGCTAATTGTTTGTCCCTTTCTATTTGCTTGCTCCTTGCTCTTGGTTGGCTTCTTCTTATTGGTTTGCCcttaatatttgtttgtttcttCCAATTTGCTTGCTTGTTCCTATTTGTTTGCTCCTTCCTATTTGTTTGTCCCTTCCTATTTGTTTGTCCGTTCCTGTATCTTTGTTCTTTCCTGTTTGCTTGTCCTTTCCTATTTGCTTGCTCCTTGCTAATTGTTTGTCCCTTTTTATTTGCTTGCTTCTTGCTATTGGTTGGCCTCTTCTTATTTGTTTGcccttcatatttgtttgtttcttCCAATTTGCTTGCTTCTTCCTATTTGCTGGCTCTTTCCTATTTGTTGTCCCTTCCTATTTGCTTGTCCCTTCCTATTTGCTTGTCATTTCCTATTTGTTGGCTCTTCCTATTTGATTGCTCTTTCCTATTTGCTTGTCCCTTTGTATATGTTTGTCCTTTCCTATTTGCTTGCTCCTTCCTATTTGCTTGTCCTTTCCTATTTGCTTGTCCCTTCCTATTTGCTTGTCCCTTCCTATTTGATTGCTCCTTCCTATTTGCTTGTCCCTTCCTATTTGTTGGCCCCTTCCTATTTGCTTGTCCCTTCCAATTTGCTTGTTCCTTcttatttgtttgtttactCCTATTTGTTTGTCCTTTCCTATTTGTTTTTTCCTTCCTAAATGCTTGCTCCCTTCGGTTGGCTTGCCCTTTTTTTGTTTGCcccttgtttttttttgtaacttCATATTTTCTTGCACTTTTCTTGTGGTATcaagtttgaaagctagaatgtTAACTACTCTTATATGCTAAACTAAAGAAATTTTCTGTGcagtttgtttttgttatttcggCAATGCTGGACGTTTAACTAGTATTAAATATAAAGAGCATTTATTTGGGTACTAGCTGCTTTACCTGCCTACAGGAagagattcacgtgcagcataaggtttattgagagttgtacttcatactgtaaaacaactccaaatatgcagtctactgaaattgctgtcctgatcagagtatgcatgcatCGATACATGTTAATGTTGGGGAGAgaaatggaaatctgcaatgtgttttacagctagtctacaatgcatcagccTCAAACCGCTCAAATCGGAGTTGACCTAACTTTGTACATAGAACTGATaacgaaattgacattgctaggcaaactgaagttcttcaaactggcagtattgaaaggttttacatattttaagaaattttagaaaatattttgctattgcactacTTAGCTATCGCCagtatttattgaattgagacttctacatgcttaaaacattaATCATGACTaaccagtttttcgtctatagcctgtgttttgacatggtatatacaaactgtgcagcagtaatgtggttgtgttgataaaatttattatcaataaaatctactatataaactacatatatggcctctcacCTTTCCAacataaggcattacatctggagcatttttggacattcgtcccgtAAAAACATGCAGTCCTaaactgtgttgcaggactgtagtcaaatGCAAAGTTTTTGGCCCATACACAGCGCCTGGTAGCaactgctgtagttagtgcatcttgcttaTGTCAGTGTTTCATCttctctgaaaattcagcttgccaagcagctgttgtagctagtgcatcatgttcttgttgccGCTGCATCtactcggaggtttctgcatgCCTGGCCGCTGTAACTGCTGCTTTGGGCCGTTTAAGTcgctgggtcggctcagcagtctctgcacttctagcagctgcagcatctattctggcctgctctcgatgtacctgtgtttgttcagcggtttctgctcttctagcagctatagtagcagttctgttttgttgtgggtgtagctgtgtttgctctgcagttttggcttgtctagctgctgctttgcgaattcggtctctttctctatggaaatcaatctgtttttgcgtttgggcagtagatCATTTTAGAAGTAGATCATTCATTCATCCgaatcattttaaaattagcctaaaacttaattttaaatttttgtttgagattttccaacttaaaaacaaccatttttatgtaagttttgaaaacgccactgagttagaaaacaattacttatgttgatgacattatagccgatccagatttttgtgattacacagataaataaaatgcacaaagtatagatacaataattttttttgcatagcagtgcttgttaacatgttggcaaaatgaaatatataaccaaaaaaaatgttctagatggagtttgaaattgaaaaaaaattgtatacatatgaagcaatatcggaaaaatggctggcagtaggccaatagctaaatttgtacatggacgcaagtgaaaaggTTATGTATtagaagtgtggcaattcataga from Watersipora subatra chromosome 2, tzWatSuba1.1, whole genome shotgun sequence encodes:
- the LOC137388023 gene encoding processed variable antigen-like, producing the protein MKLQKKTRGKQKKGKPTEGSKHLGRKKQIGKDKQIGVNKQIRRNKQIGRDKQIGRGQQIGRDKQIGRSNQIGRDKQIGRDKQIGKDKQIGRSKQIGKDKHIQRDKQIGKSNQIGRANK